One part of the Sebastes fasciatus isolate fSebFas1 chromosome 8, fSebFas1.pri, whole genome shotgun sequence genome encodes these proteins:
- the LOC141771969 gene encoding uncharacterized protein LOC141771969 codes for MGKRFSEMMSRPQRRARFIRSAMRLLRNNGFDGLTLGNEEAGSQPQDKQRFTLLCKELKEAFVDEGIETGRDRLIVTAGVSAEKATIDASYEVAQIAMHLDFINVMTNCFAHSSGAVTFHHSPLFRGSQDTGDNIYLNADYAMRYWRDQGAPTQKLNLGLAAYGITFELSSASSDVGAPVNGPGERGPYTRTAGLLAYYEICPFLAGATIQVITDQNVPYATKGNQWLGFENKYSLVHKVCYLTTNKFGGAAVLTLDLDDFSGQSCKQGNYPFISHLHTLLKKPCENPCIGNINGLFPNPHDPNSFYNCGNGIAHLQQCPTNLVFKQSCKCCDYPTTTLTTVIPPTNPCVGGINGLHPNPDDPNYFYNCGISGLQPNPADPITYYNCANGIAHLQQCPTNLVFKTSCKCCDYPTTTDSTTMTTPTTMTTTTTTTTCKCCDNPTTTTSTTMTTPTTMTTPTTMTTPTTTTKTSCKCCDYPTTTDSTTMTTPTTMTTTTTTTTTTTDSTTMTTPTTMTTTTTTTKQPSVTTTTDSTTMNNPTTMTTTTTMTTPTKTTSCKCCDNPTTTTSTTMTTPTTMTTPTTMTTPTTTTTCKCCDYPTTTDSTTMTTPTTMTTTTTTTTCKCCDNPTTTDSTTMNNPTTMTTTTTMTTPTKTACCDNPTTTTSTTMTTPTTMTTPTTMTTPTTTTTTTTDSTTMTTPTTMTTTTTTTKQPSGSVGSIPTLLSQPLITTALMESPTSNNAQQIWSLEHPANVVTSQNNRLHNNEQSHYHDHSHYHDHFHNNDHSHYHDHFHNNDYSHYHEISHYHDHSHYHDHSYYHN; via the exons AAACAATGGGTTCGATGGGCTAACCCTTGGAAATGAAGAAGCTGGAAGCCAACCACAGGACAAGCAGCGATTCACACTGCTGTGCAAG GAGCTCAAAGAGGCCTTCGTTGATGAGGGAATAGAAACTGGCCGTGACAGATTAATCGTCACTGCTGGTGTCTCTGCTGAGAAAGCAACCATCGATGCCAGTTATGAAGTCGCACAGATTGCCAT GCACCTGGATTTCATTAATGTGATGACAAATTGCTTTGCTCACTCCTCGGGAGCTGTCACATTTCATCATAGCCCCTTATTCCGGGGATCCCAAGACACTGGAGACAATATCTACTTGAATGCT GACTATGCCATGCGGTACTGGCGGGACCAGGGAGCACCTACACAAAAGCTAAACTTGGGGTTAGCGGCATATGGGATCACTTTTGAGCTCTCCTCTGCATCCAGTGATGTTGGAGCACCAGTTAATGGTCCTGGTGAAAGAGGCCCATACACCAGAACAGCCGGACTCTTGGCCTATTATGAG ATATGCCCTTTTCTTGCTGGTGCTACAATCCAGGTTATTACTGATCAAAATGTTCCATATGCCACTAAAGGAAATCAGTGGCTTGGATTTGAAAACAAATACAGCCTTGTTCATAAG GTCTGTTACCTAACAACTAACAAATTTGGAGGGGCCGCTGTCTTGACGTTGGACTTGGATGACTTTAGTGGACAGTCCTGTAAGCAGGGCAACTACCCCTTCATCAGCCACCTGCATACTCTTCTGAAAAAACCTTGTGAAAACCCCTGTATTGGAAACATTAATGGGCTCTtccccaaccctcatgacccaAATTCTTTTTACAACTGTGGTAATGGAATCGCCCACCTCCAACAATGCCCAACAAATTTGGTCTTTAAACAATCCTGCAAATGCTGTGATTATCCCACAACCACTCTCACTACCGTGATCCCTCCTACAAACCCCTGTGTTGGAGGGATCAATGGGCTCCATCCCAACCCTGATGATCCAAATTATTTTTACAACTGTG GAATCAGTGGGCTCCAGCCCAACCCTGCTGACCCAATCACTTATTACAACTGTGCTAATGGAATCGCCCACCTCCAACAATGCCCAACAAATTTGGTCTTTAAAACATCCTGCAAATGTTGTGACTATCCCACAACAACCGACTCCACAACAATGACCACTCCCACTACCAtgaccactaccactaccacaaCAA CCTGCAAATGTTGTGACAATCCCACAACAACCActtccacaacaatgaccacTCCCACTACCATGACCACTCCCACTACCATGACCACCCCCACTACCACAAC TAAAACATCCTGCAAATGTTGTGACTATCCCACAACAACCGACTCCACAACAATGACCACTCCCACTACCAtgaccactaccactaccacaaCTA CCACAACAACCGACTCCACAACAATGACCACTCCCACTACCAtgaccactaccactaccacaaCAAAACAACCTTCTGTAA CCACAACAACCGACTCCACAACAATGAACAATCCCACTACCAtgaccactaccactaccatgACCACGCCTACTAAAAC AACATCCTGCAAATGTTGTGACAATCCCACAACAACCActtccacaacaatgaccacTCCCACTACCATGACCACTCCCACTACCATGACCACCCCCACTACCACAACTA CCTGCAAATGTTGTGACTATCCCACAACAACCGACTCCACAACAATGACCACTCCCACTACCAtgaccactaccactaccacaaCAA CCTGCAAATGTTGTGACAATCCCACAACAACCGACTCCACAACAATGAACAATCCCACTACCAtgaccactaccactaccatgACCACGCCTACTAAAACAGC ATGTTGTGACAATCCCACAACAACCActtccacaacaatgaccacTCCCACTACCATGACCACTCCCACTACCATGACCACCCCCACTACCACAACTA CCACAACAACCGACTCCACAACAATGACCACTCCCACTACCAtgaccactaccactaccacaaCAAAACAACCTTCT GGATCAGTGGGCTCCATCCCAACCCTGCTGAGCCAACCACTTATTACAACTGCGCTAATGGAATCGCCCACCTCCAACAATGCCCAACAAATTTGGTCTTTAGAACATCCTGCAAATGTTGTAACATCCCAAAACAACCGACTCCACAACAATGAACAATCCCACTACCACGACCACTCCCACTACCATGACCActtccacaacaatgaccacTCCCACTACCATGACCACTTCCACAACAATGACTACTCCCACTACCATGAAATATCCCACTACCATGACCACTCTCACTACCACGACCACTCCTACTACCACAACTAA